The Salvelinus alpinus chromosome 22, SLU_Salpinus.1, whole genome shotgun sequence DNA window ctactggggagccaggcaACACTACCTCCAACACCTGCAGACGACATCAGGTATTTCAACAACAACATTTATATTACACAAGACATCAGCAGACTTCTGGTCCATTCAATGCCAATTCATATAGTTGTCCTGTAACAGGGCGGCCCTGGAGTCCTTAGGTATCCCCTGCTTCCTGGGTGGAATGTCCCGTGGCATGCTGGGTAGGAACAGTCCCTTGCACATCAGACAGAACAGGAGGGATGCCCTGAAGGAAGCAGACCTTGTGCTGCTAGCAGGTGAGACAAACTGTGACCTGTAAGTTTTGTCTTCATACAGTTTTTGTGTCTTTGAGGCAGTCTCACAATGGTGGTATGTGTTCCAGGAACTGTATGTGACTTCCGATTAAGCTACGGCAGAGTGCTGAACAGGCGCAGCAGGATCATTGCTGTCAACAGAGACAAGACTCAACTTCTGAAGAACTCTGACATGTTTTGGAAGCCCACTGTGGCCATTCAGGGTTGGTACTGATGACTGAATTGTCCAATCAGAAGTCTTATTTGCTTTCACAAAATGCTGCCACTACCTCTTTGGGCTATTTGGTCTTGTGGAGACTCccatttctgtctgtcttttaGGAGATGCAGGCTCCTTCCTACTCCGCCTCTCCAAAGGCCTTAAGGGCCACACATGTCCAGAGGATTGGCCACAGAGTCTCAAAGCAGGAGATGTCACCAAAGAGAAGGCTAATCGGTACACTTGTGGAATTCATTCAGCAAGTTGGGCAGAAATCCAACAGTTTTTTTTGTATACCTAACCAATGACCTCCATGCAAATGACTACAATTAGTACATCTAGTGCACCAACCACAGACAGTACAGGCTGTGTTAGTTCCCtgtgaatgtgtgttttgttctgtgtgttttccGTGCAGGGGGAAGGCTGATGAGAAGACGGACCGCCACCTGAACCCCCTGAGTGTCCTGCACCGTGTGGATGAGCTGATGGCTGACGACAGCATCATAGTGGCGGATGGGGGCGACTTTGTGGGCAGTGCTGCTTACATCATGAGACCAAGGGGCCCACTCCGCTGGCTGGATCCAGGTCAGGATCCTCAGTGGACAGTGTTATGAGTTTAGTTttttagttaaaaaaaatatatgtgttaTATAATGTGGTCACTTGAGTAAGAGAGGTATTAACATGTACAATAAAACAAGTAGGACTTGTGAACCCTGGATGTTCTTGATATCTTAATGGATGATTACCTAATGTTTGTCATTCTAACAGGAGCATTTGGAACCCTTGGTGTTGGAGGAGGGTTTGCTCTGGGAGCCAAGCTGTGTCGACCTGAGTCAGAGGTACAGTAGAATACCAAGCATCCTTTATCCATAACTATTTTATACGGGTTTAGGTTTGTTGTTTTTTTCATGTTGTGAAACACCATGTATGGTTTTGGTTGAGTTTAGCTGACTAAGTTTCTCATTAAGGTGTGGATCATCTATGGCGATGGATCCCTGGGATACAGTGTTGCAGAATTTGACACCTTTACCAGACACAAAGTACAGTAATAACCAATTCACTATTCAGACCAATTTATCAACTAACTAATCATGCATTGACCAGTTAATCtgctttgtccctctctctcccagacgCCAGTAATTGCTCTGGTGGGGAACGATGCCTGTTGGAGCCAGATCGCCAGGGAGCAGGTTCCCATCCTGGGAAGCAACGTGGCCTGTGGCCTGGCCTTCACAGGTCTTTATGTTGCCTACTGTACCCTCATTGCCACCATATTGGCCCATACTCACACATGCAATGTCTCTGTTGGCCTATATCATTTCTTTGGATGTCATGTCACACATCCAATTCACTGTCTCTGTTCTCCCCTTTCCTAGATTACCACATAGTTGCAGACGGTTATGGAGGCAAAGGCACCCTAATTGGTCGCGAAGACGAGGACAAGCTGGATGACATCATAAAAGAGGCACAGAAGGAGACCAGACAGGGAAGAGCCACACTTCTCAATGTTCTCATAGGGAAGACCAACTTCAGAGAGGGCTCCATTTCTGTGTAGAGTAGCTCAAACAGACTGCAACCCCTGGGGTCTCTGTCTGGACCTATGGGTCCTAAAACCTTCCCACCTTGCCTTGAAACACAAATATGTTCACATGCTGTGGAACAGTATAACTGCTGTATTTCTCTGGTGAAGAAGGGAAAACAATTCAGGAACTCAATCTTCTCAACCTTTATCAGCCTTTCAAACAGCTGTGAAGATGAGTTTTGATCATGGACTTTTTGGTTCTTTTTGCTGGAGAGAACCAAACTTGACATGTATGCTTTGGAAAATGAACTACGGCTGGCTTTGCTGCTGTTATTATGTAGTAGGCCAGTATCCTTGCTGTATACACTTAACTAATACCTGTGTATTGACTTCAGATTGCCTATTGATCTACTGAACTCTACCTTGAAGCTGGCCATTTATTTTGAAAAACCAAATAAAGTGAATTTTGGAATGGCATGTCCTTCATAGAGATATTTAGGGAAATGAATCATACACTAACCTACAAGTCTCAGCAGGGTTAACAACAAGATAATACAATTGTAATCATTTAATTTAAATGGTATGGCTTTGATTATTGAATGTGCTGTAAGACTCCACTGATACATCAATCAACAGAATAGATACACAAATACAAGACGCCCTATGAAAGAGGAAGGAATTTAAACTGGAAGATGTTACCATATTTTACCATTTGGGTAAAATTGTATTATTATGTAATATACTGATTGTAACACTtcaatacttttttttaccccctttttctccccaatttcatggtatccaattgttagtagttactgtcttgtctcatcgctacaactcccgtacgggctcgggagagacgaaggtcgagagccatgcgtcctccgaaacaacccaagcaagccgcactgcttcttaacacagcacgtatccaacccggaagccagcgggCACTGCAcctggcctgccacaggagttgctagtgtacgatgagacaaggacatccttaccggccaaaccctccctaaccaggacgacgctaggccaattgtgcgccgggcctcggctcgaacccagagtctctggtggcactgcgatgcagtgccttggatccctgcgccacccgggagacgaCACTTATAGACTTTGAACAATTAATCTAAAAGCAAACCATAATATCCTATTATCCAAAACAGTCATAGAGCATTAATAGAGTAGAACAATCATTTAACAAGACTTGGTAGTATGGTAACGTAAAACTAGCAAGTTCGTGACTATATAGCCAGAGACATATAGAGATCTGTATGTACAGTAGCTCTGCCTATAGCCAACACAATCTTGACATCTGAGTTGATAAAAAGGTAAATGATAGAGGATAAGGAGGGCAGTGGAGTGGATAGTGTAGTCATACACTGGTCAGTATCTCAGAATTAGACAACCAATGTAGTTGGTGTCACAAAGGCACCACTCAATAGAGGGGAAAAAACAACTACATTTACATTATTCTCTATTGCAACGACAAAAATAACTGTTCCTATAATCCCAGTGTTCGGATTCCAGAACTGATGACTAAATGCATTGTCAACATTGAAAAACAAAGGAGGCATACTAGTATCACTGTGCTTATGTAGAAGATCACATATTATATAATCAAATACCAAATGCTAGTGCAACAGATTCTCAGATTCAGGTCAGGTGTCTTCCAATCCCTCTCCTTACAACAACCCAAACATTATGAATAGTACATTC harbors:
- the LOC139549297 gene encoding 2-hydroxyacyl-CoA lyase 2, which produces MEIATALGCSVGFAFGGLVFVAYKLGLLYQLFHKTETQSPRHGGESVAEVLRAHGVKFVFTLVGGHISPILVACEKLGIRIVDTRHEATAVFAADAVARLSGTVGVAAVTAGPGLTNTVTAVKNAQMAESPLLLLGGAAATLLQGRGALQDIDQMSLFKPLCKFCASVRSVKDITITVRKALAIAQSGTPGPVFIEFPIDTLYPFHLVSKEFGVKNPPKGIMGKVVTWYLHNHLKNLFAGAWETRDVSPLPVHIPQATDNEVQKCIELVSRAKKPVILLGSQATLPPTPADDIRAALESLGIPCFLGGMSRGMLGRNSPLHIRQNRRDALKEADLVLLAGTVCDFRLSYGRVLNRRSRIIAVNRDKTQLLKNSDMFWKPTVAIQGDAGSFLLRLSKGLKGHTCPEDWPQSLKAGDVTKEKANRGKADEKTDRHLNPLSVLHRVDELMADDSIIVADGGDFVGSAAYIMRPRGPLRWLDPGAFGTLGVGGGFALGAKLCRPESEVWIIYGDGSLGYSVAEFDTFTRHKTPVIALVGNDACWSQIAREQVPILGSNVACGLAFTDYHIVADGYGGKGTLIGREDEDKLDDIIKEAQKETRQGRATLLNVLIGKTNFREGSISV